GCCGCGCAACCACCCTGTCAGCTTCCGTCTGTACTGCAACGGTTGACCGTAAAGACTGCAACTCTCCGTCCTTGCTCCAAAATGAGAACGTGGACTCTGTTTCGGAACAGATCGAATGTGTGTCGTCCTTGGCCGACATGGTGCCGGACTCTCGCCTCCAGTGGTGCACTGACGGCAAGTCCTTGTGCGATATGTCGAGACTCCCTGCCCAGTTCTCGGCTGCAGCTTCGCACTTGCTTTCTGTGGTGCTCGCCGTCTCTGTGTCCCATTCTTGAGGGTTGCCTGCAATGATGCACCATCAGACAGTGTTGGGGCCgactcattactgtaactaagtccACATTTGTTGTGGCTTTTAACTTAAAGGGACACCAAAGTGAAAAAATGTATCCTTGCAGAATAAACAACAATGCCTGGACAACAACGCAAAAGTAACGGGAGTCATCTGTTGCGTTATTCGTGTTGTGTTAGCGTAAATTCACGTTTTCCCTCTTCTTCTCAACAATGCAGAGTGCTCTTTCATCGGTCGCTGTAAAAGATTTTGTCCAATCTTTGTGAGAGATTATTTTGAAGAGAACAATGTGAGGCCCCTCCGTGCTGTCACGTCTCTTGAGGAGGAGAGAAAAAGTGTACATTACAGTTTATTCCGCTCCTAAATCATGGGCTATGTGAACGATGAATCCTTTTACTTTTCTGTTGGTGTGGAAGTAACGGCATCTTTCGTTCTGCGAGGAGATATTTTTGCACCTTCGTGCCCCTTtaactcattactttttagtttgagtaactcgttgtttttttaggtaactttgaAGTTCAACACAGAGCAAAAGCCGAGAGATATAATCTCTACTGAACATCGGGGTGTCGcgtttctccattggagcgacaccctagcagcaaacaggagcagacaaacatactgagagatggatacaGTAGCAGGCCGCCCATTTCTTAtccgatctcttcctgatatctggcagggggccgctccgacgAAGAAATACACCAGTGACGAGTTTTGTAaagttttgtcccaagctgtacacgcACCGACTTCACATAACAAACAACACGGCAACAAAGCAACGCAAAGTTTGAGGTTTCGACGCCTATACGGGGGTCATCATCAAATATGAGACAGAGCGTTACCGTTTAAGATGGGACTCGCAGCTGGCAGCTCTACGTTTCATATCTGATGATGATACCCTCATCAGCATCAAAGTGTCAAGTAGCTTCTTAATCTCTTGAGTGAAACAAACTACATGTTTTGTTTGTTTAGTtgcgtaaaaaataaataaatgctcGGAGAAATAGAGGCTTACCTATCGTTGTTTGCTTAAGTGCAAGGACATTGTGGGCGAGGGAAAGGGGAGCTCTGAGAGGAGATCCCCCACTAGATGCCACAGGTTTACGGTTGGGCTCGGATACGGTACACGGTACGCGCAGATCCAGCTGTTCCGAGGCCAAGTACCGGGCCACCTGAAACACATTTTTGAAATGCTCCCAAACAGTATCAAATGCTAGCGTTGCTGCGTTTTAGACAAAGCATTCCCTTTCTCATTAGTAATCATTATTTTTGTGTTCAGAAGAGTATGCGCAGACCGCTCGTAGCGAAAAGTTTTATCGAAGTTGGCTACATGTATAAGCTTTATTTAATGAGAGTAAATATTCAGAAGAAAGATACCAGTCAACTCCGTAGCACTTACTCTTTATTAGATacagccataaaaaaaaaaaaaagatgttgcTCTCGCTGTGTATGCAAAGTTAGCACAGTACTTACTTCGAATGGGATGTCTGGATATACAGATGGTTCCTCTACGCACTTCTGCACTGGGCTCGTCTTCTCGTCTGTTTCAGCATCAGCTGTGGAAGACACATTTTTGTACGTCTTATCGGAAATACATGCTTCTAGCAGACGTGTTTCTTATGAACGATGTTCTTTCGCGTTTCTTATGTTACACTACTACACAAATATGAATAAACATTGTACCAGTGACCTCGGATTTACGATAACGTTTTCCTCCGCCCTCTTTTTCCACGTCACGTGGCTCTTGAATACACAAATGTATCGTGGAAGTGCTACAGTCCCGGTAACAGCTGACATCAGATTAAAGCGTGTATACTCGAATACATGACAACCTTTTAGACTCGCACATGCCCAGGGAGCATTGGTGGAGAGGTCGATCCGTGGGTCGATGACGTTGTTTAGAGAATCCTCGACGTCGTGGGCCTGCGGTAAGGGCCCGAGAAGCTCAGCAGCGCGCGTCACTTGTTCTACGTTTAGTTCAAGGTAGGCCATACTCGCCGGGTGACCATGTAAGCTCGCGCGTGCAGCGCTTTTAACCCGCTTACTCCACCGCCTACTTTTGTATGCTAACACACTAATATTAAAATTCAACTACTGGCAAAAACAAATGGGTGAACTTATCGTTCGTTCCACACCGAATCAACTGCACAAGAACAGACGACATATTGAAACGTTGACAGTTCGTGATGATGTCCATAGCGCCAACCCGAATCCGCTAACTAGGCTGCGAGAAAATTCTTACATTACTCTGCGAAAGTAAAAGACTGCACTTTCGCGTCGACATGATCAAGATCCTCTTTATTGACAACAAAATGCTCCCGAATGACCACTTGATGAGAGACAGAGTTCGGAGAAAAAAGCTACAGATGTTTTGTTACTTAGTAGTCGTCATGTGCAGTGTCCAGGTGGTAATGCAGGCCCCTTTCTTTGAACGCTTTCGCTCTTTGTCGTTCACGCTCTTGTTTAGCCTCCGCCTCGAGTCTTTGGACTTCGAGAATTTCTTCGACACTGACTTCTTCGAGGTTGACGAGACGCTCTTTCTCCTGGTCAATTTCGCCTAATAAAACCACATTTTCACCTCGAACTATGAAGATGCCGCGTGGAATGTCTCCGTATTGCTTTCCAACATGAATGCGTTCTATGGTTTTATGCAGAACAAGGTTAGCAAACTGGTCTATGCTTCGGAGGTAGCCTATCAAAGTACGCCCATCACGAAGAAACACCAGCAACTTTTTATCCAACTCTTCTAGTAAACTAGCTGTTCCTGGCAGATAAAACAACGTCATGTTGCTCTGGTTCATGCCGCGAGTCGTCAACGATGGTCTTCACAGGTGCAGCGACACAAACCACATCACAACAATCCACAACTTCATAACAAACACACGCACATGCGCATGGAGAACGTGTGGCCAGACTGGGGAATACTACCGTCGCTGTTTTTGGGCCGGCGGTAGCAGTGCCGTGGTCGTCGTCTGTAGGCATGTCTGCTGGAGTGTGTGTGTGACTGTGTCTGAAAAAACGAACCGTTCAAAAATTGTacgtagggagtgactttttcgggttaaacccgattccgcccggttattcccccccccccccccccgaattgaCCTCTGACCAATTCGAGTAaaacctgatttctccccgaattccagtcactatgaaatcctcaagtgacgtttccactgaagacgaacaaaggtcgccacgtgtaacataCTAATGGGTCAGTTACGCTCCCAGCAATACAGCCatgcagaggcggagagttttcattttccggGGGGgacaagggcgcaccgcgaagtaattACTacgtaagtactctggcggggggggggggggggatatgtttattatgaaaaaaaaaaaaagacaggaaaaaaagggaaattAGAAACACtcagacaagaggagaaacaataacacccgaaggcacagttATCGCCAGACTTCTCCCCGAattagatttaaaaatagcgtcCGATTTTTACCTCCACGAAAAAGTCCGAAAAATTTAACcaaaaaaagtcactccctaattatacGATTCGTTCTAGGCCAATTCTAAACGGatggtacttacctgaagttagTAGCCGAATTATACGATGTATAGAGAGTACGTTGGGAGGATCTTGCCGAATCTCGGCCACGACCCCATAGGATGAGAGAACAGGCAATAATAAATAAGacaaaacacacgcacacacacacacacacatcatgTGTGTGTCTGCTAGTAGGCGAAAGGGCGTTCTCAAAGTTACGATATGTACAGCGTCCAGAGCGCTCCCAAATGTCTTCGGAGCTCCTCAAGATGCAAATGTTACCATTTGTGAACAAGAATGGGTCATAAACACATGTGGTGAATAATGTAAATAGTACTGCGATCCTTGTAAGCATTCTAAATATCACTCGTGTGCATTGTTATGCAGATGAATGCGATTACTGCAAATATCATTTACAATACATGTCACAATTGTGAATATTACTG
This sequence is a window from Ornithodoros turicata isolate Travis chromosome 10, ASM3712646v1, whole genome shotgun sequence. Protein-coding genes within it:
- the LOC135369756 gene encoding U6 snRNA-associated Sm-like protein LSm1, producing MNQSNMTLFYLPGTASLLEELDKKLLVFLRDGRTLIGYLRSIDQFANLVLHKTIERIHVGKQYGDIPRGIFIVRGENVVLLGEIDQEKERLVNLEEVSVEEILEVQRLEAEAKQERERQRAKAFKERGLHYHLDTAHDDY